A genomic window from Populus nigra chromosome 7, ddPopNigr1.1, whole genome shotgun sequence includes:
- the LOC133699416 gene encoding DExH-box ATP-dependent RNA helicase DExH9 isoform X2 yields the protein MASVKRKSIESQQEDHPLLPPQKQLREDHSNNNSSSSKIIGHGEAVACLHDVSYPENYVRPSSVTQIQKDSKPAKEFPFTLDPFQSEAISCLDSGQSVMVSAHTSAGKTVVALYAIAMSLKNQQRVVYTSPIKALSNQKFREFKEEFSDVGLMTGDVTIDPNASCLVMTTEIWRSMQYKGSETTREVAWIIFDEVHYMRDRERGVVWEESILMAPKNARFVFLSATVPNAKEFADWVAKVHQQPCHIVYTDYRPTPLQHYIFPSGGEGLYLVVDEKAKFREDSFQKAVNALVPKAEGEKKRENGKWQKGLNVSRLGEESDIFKMVKMIIRRQYDPVILFSFSKRECEFLAMQMAKMDLNQDDEKANIETIFWSAMDMLSDDDKKLPQVSNMLPLLKRGIGVHHSGLLPILKEVIEILFQEGLIKCLFATETFSIGLNMPAKTVVFTNVRKFDGDKFRWLSSGEYIQMSGRAGRRGIDDRGVCILMVDEKLEPSTAKMMLKGSADSLNSAFHLSYNMLLNQMRCEDGDLENLLRNSFFQFQADRALPDLEKQAKVHEEERNSMVIEEEENLKNYYDLIQQYKSLKKDVRDIVFSPKHCLSYLQSGRLVCIQCTESDDKSPSFLIEDLVTWGVIVNFDRVKGVSDVDVDDAIRKPENANYTVDVLTRCVVTKDGVAKKKIKVVPLKEPGEPLIVSIPIDQINILSSARLYMSKDLLPLEVRENTLKQVSEFLSRKPSGLPLDPEGDMNIQSSSYKKAVRRIEALEHLFEKHEIAKSPLIKEKLKVLHTKQELTARIKLIRKSMRSSTALAFKDELKARKRVLRRLGYITSDDVVELKGKVACEISSADELTLTELMFNGVLKDIKVEEMVSLLSCFVWQEKLQDAAKPREELDLLFTQLQDTARRVAKLQLECKVQIDVENFVSSFRPDIMEAVYAWAKGSKFYEIMEITKVFEGSLIRAIRRLEEVLQQLIEAAKSIGETELEAKFEEAVSKIKRDIVFAASLYL from the exons ATGGCTTCAGTGAAGAGAAAATCCATTGAAAGCCAACAAGAGGaccatcctcttcttcctccacaGAAGCAACTCAGAGAAGATCACAGCAACAACAATAGTAGCAGTTCGAAGATTATTGGGCATGGCGAAGCAGTTGCGTGTCTGCACGACGTGTCGTATCCAGAGAATTATGTCCGTCCTTCTTCAGTTACTCAAATTCAAAAGGACTCAAAACCCGCAAAGGAATTTCCTTTCACTCTCGACCCTTTTCAGTCTGAAGCCATCAGTTGCCTTGACAGTGGCCAATCTGTGATg GTCTCAGCTCATACATCAGCTGGGAAAACAGTAGTAGCATTATATGCAATAGCTatgtctttgaagaatcaacAAAGGGTTGTTTACACGTCACCCATCAAAGCACTTAGCAATCAGAAGTTTAGGGAGTTCAAGGAGGAGTTTTCTGATGTTGGTCTCATGACCGGTGATGTTACCATTGACCCTAATGCTTCTTGcttg GTGATGACTACGGAAATTTGGCGAAGTATGCAGTATAAAGGGTCGGAAACTACCAGGGAAGTAGCTTGGATTATCTTTGATGAGGTTCATTATATGCGTGATCGAGAAAGAGGTGTGGTTTGGGAAGAAAGCATTCTCATGGCTCCCAAGAATGCTAGATTTGTCTTCCTTTCTGCCACTGTTCCTAATGCCAAAGAATTTGCTGATTGGGTTGCAAAG GTCCACCAACAACCATGTCACATTGTTTATACTGATTATCGACCAACACCCCTCCAACACTATATTTTTCCCTCTGGAGGTGAGGGTTTGTACCTGGTGGTGGATGAAAAGGCAAAATTTCGAGAGGACAGCTTTCAGAAAGCGGTAAATGCATTAGTTCCTAAGGCTGAaggtgaaaagaaaagggagaacgGGAAATGGCAGAAAGGCTTAAATGTGAGCAGACTTGGTGAAGAAAGTGACATATTTAAAATGGTAAAAATGATCATTCGCCGCCAGTACGATCCTGTCATTCTTTTCTCATTTAGCAAAAGAGAGTGTGAATTTCTTGCCATGCAG ATGGCAAAAATGGATCTAAATCAGGATGATGAGAAAGCTAACATAGAAACAATCTTTTGGAGTGCCATGGACATGCTATCAGATGATGACAAGAAGCTACCTCAG GTTTCAAATATGTTACCCCTCTTAAAACGAGGTATTGGTGTGCATCATTCTGGCTTGCTTCCCATCCTGAAGGAAGTGATTGAGattttgtttcaagaagggCTGATCAAG TGTTTGTTTGCTACAGAGACATTCAGCATAGGTTTGAACATGCCTGCCAAAACTGTGGTATTTACAAATGTCCGTAAATTTGATGGGGACAAATTCAGGTGGCTATCTAGTGGAGAATATATACAAATGAGTGGCCGGGCTGGCCGTCGAGGAATCGATGATCGTGGGGTATGCATCCTTATGGTGGATGAGAAGCTTGAGCCTTCAACTGCTAAGATGATGCTTAAAGGAAGTGCTGATAGTTTGAACAG TGCCTTCCATCTAAGCTACAACATGCTTTTAAATCAAATGCGCTGTGAAGATGGCGATCTTGAAAATTTGCTCCGCAATTCTTTCTTTCAGTTTCAAGCAGACAGGGCCCTTCCTGATCTTGAG AAACAAGCAAAAGTCCATGAAGAAGAGAGGAATTCAATGGTAATTGAAGAGGAAGAAAATCTGAAGAATTATTATGATCTGATACAGCAGTATAAAAGTTTGAAGAAGGATGTTCGTGATATTGTGTTTTCTCCAAAGCACTGCCTGTCCTATCTGCAGTCTGGCAGACTAGTGTGTATCCAGTGCACAGAAAGTGATGACAAGTCCCCTTCTTTCTTGATTGAAGACCTAGTCACATGGGGAGTGATAGTCAATTTTGATCGAGTGAAAGGTGTTTCAGATG tTGATGTAGATGATGCAATTAGAAAACCAGAAAATGCAAATTACACCGTGGATGTTCTTACAAGATGTGTTGTGACCAAAGATGGAGttgccaagaaaaaaatcaaggttgtcCCATTGAAAGAGCCTGGAGAACCTCTCATTGTTTCTATTCCTATTGATCAG ATAAATATTTTGAGCAGTGCTCGCTTGTATATGTCAAAGGATCTTTTGCCATTAGAAGTTCGAGAGAACACCCTGAAGCAGGTTTCAGAATTTCTTTCTAGAAAACCTAGTGGGTTGCCCTTGGATCCTGAAGGAGACATGAAT ATTCAAAGCAGCTCATACAAAAAGGCAGTTCGTCGGATAGAGGCTTTAGAGCACCTGtttgaaaaacatgaaattgcAAAATCTCCACTTATCAAGGAAAAGCTCAAAGTCTTACACACCAAGCAAGAATTAACAGCCAGGATCAAGTTAATCAGGAAATCAATGCGCTCTTCCACAGCATTGGCTTTTAAAGATGAACTTAAAGCTAGAAAACGAGTTCTTCGGAGGCTTGG GTATATCACGAGTGACGATGTTGTGGAGTTGAAGGGGAAAGTCGCTTGTGAAATTAGTAGTGCAGATGAGTTGACTTTGACAGAGCTCATGTTCAATGGGGTTCTCAAGGACATAAAAGTGGAGGAAATGGTCTCTCTTCTCTCATGCTTTGTGTGGCAGGAAAAACTCCAAGATGCTGCAAAACCAAGGGAAGAACTTGACTTGCTTTTTACACAATTACAAGATACAGCTCGAAGGGTTGCCAAACTTCAGCTTGAATGCAAG GTACAAATTGATGTGGAGAATTTTGTGAGTTCATTTCGGCCTGATATCATGGAGGCTGTGTATGCCTGGGCAAAAGGATCCAAGTTCTATGAGATCATGGAAATTACTAAGGTTTTTGAGGGCAGCTTGATCAGGGCAATTAGGAGACTAGAGGAAGTTCTTCAACAGCTTATAGAAGCTGCAAAGTCCATTGGTGAGACAGAGCTAGAGGCCAAATTTGAAGAGGCTGTTTCTAAAATCAAGAGAGACATTGTTTTTGCAGCATCACTATACTTGTAG
- the LOC133699416 gene encoding DExH-box ATP-dependent RNA helicase DExH9 isoform X3 has protein sequence MASVKRKSIESQQEDHPLLPPQKQLREDHSNNNSSSSKIIGHGEAVACLHDVSYPENYVRPSSVTQIQKDSKPAKEFPFTLDPFQSEAISCLDSGQSVMVSAHTSAGKTVVALYAIAMSLKNQQRVVYTSPIKALSNQKFREFKEEFSDVGLMTGDVTIDPNASCLVMTTEIWRSMQYKGSETTREVAWIIFDEVHYMRDRERGVVWEESILMAPKNARFVFLSATVPNAKEFADWVAKVHQQPCHIVYTDYRPTPLQHYIFPSGGEGLYLVVDEKAKFREDSFQKAVNALVPKAEGEKKRENGKWQKGLNVSRLGEESDIFKMVKMIIRRQYDPVILFSFSKRECEFLAMQMAKMDLNQDDEKANIETIFWSAMDMLSDDDKKLPQVSNMLPLLKRGIGVHHSGLLPILKEVIEILFQEGLIKCLFATETFSIGLNMPAKTVVFTNVRKFDGDKFRWLSSGEYIQMSGRAGRRGIDDRGVCILMVDEKLEPSTAKMMLKGSADSLNSAFHLSYNMLLNQMRCEDGDLENLLRNSFFQFQADRALPDLEKQAKVHEEERNSMVIEEEENLKNYYDLIQQYKSLKKDVRDIVFSPKHCLSYLQSGRLVCIQCTESDDKSPSFLIEDLVTWGVIVNFDRVKGVSDDDAIRKPENANYTVDVLTRCVVTKDGVAKKKIKVVPLKEPGEPLIVSIPIDQINILSSARLYMSKDLLPLEVRENTLKQVSEFLSRKPSGLPLDPEGDMNIQSSSYKKAVRRIEALEHLFEKHEIAKSPLIKEKLKVLHTKQELTARIKLIRKSMRSSTALAFKDELKARKRVLRRLGYITSDDVVELKGKVACEISSADELTLTELMFNGVLKDIKVEEMVSLLSCFVWQEKLQDAAKPREELDLLFTQLQDTARRVAKLQLECKVQIDVENFVSSFRPDIMEAVYAWAKGSKFYEIMEITKVFEGSLIRAIRRLEEVLQQLIEAAKSIGETELEAKFEEAVSKIKRDIVFAASLYL, from the exons ATGGCTTCAGTGAAGAGAAAATCCATTGAAAGCCAACAAGAGGaccatcctcttcttcctccacaGAAGCAACTCAGAGAAGATCACAGCAACAACAATAGTAGCAGTTCGAAGATTATTGGGCATGGCGAAGCAGTTGCGTGTCTGCACGACGTGTCGTATCCAGAGAATTATGTCCGTCCTTCTTCAGTTACTCAAATTCAAAAGGACTCAAAACCCGCAAAGGAATTTCCTTTCACTCTCGACCCTTTTCAGTCTGAAGCCATCAGTTGCCTTGACAGTGGCCAATCTGTGATg GTCTCAGCTCATACATCAGCTGGGAAAACAGTAGTAGCATTATATGCAATAGCTatgtctttgaagaatcaacAAAGGGTTGTTTACACGTCACCCATCAAAGCACTTAGCAATCAGAAGTTTAGGGAGTTCAAGGAGGAGTTTTCTGATGTTGGTCTCATGACCGGTGATGTTACCATTGACCCTAATGCTTCTTGcttg GTGATGACTACGGAAATTTGGCGAAGTATGCAGTATAAAGGGTCGGAAACTACCAGGGAAGTAGCTTGGATTATCTTTGATGAGGTTCATTATATGCGTGATCGAGAAAGAGGTGTGGTTTGGGAAGAAAGCATTCTCATGGCTCCCAAGAATGCTAGATTTGTCTTCCTTTCTGCCACTGTTCCTAATGCCAAAGAATTTGCTGATTGGGTTGCAAAG GTCCACCAACAACCATGTCACATTGTTTATACTGATTATCGACCAACACCCCTCCAACACTATATTTTTCCCTCTGGAGGTGAGGGTTTGTACCTGGTGGTGGATGAAAAGGCAAAATTTCGAGAGGACAGCTTTCAGAAAGCGGTAAATGCATTAGTTCCTAAGGCTGAaggtgaaaagaaaagggagaacgGGAAATGGCAGAAAGGCTTAAATGTGAGCAGACTTGGTGAAGAAAGTGACATATTTAAAATGGTAAAAATGATCATTCGCCGCCAGTACGATCCTGTCATTCTTTTCTCATTTAGCAAAAGAGAGTGTGAATTTCTTGCCATGCAG ATGGCAAAAATGGATCTAAATCAGGATGATGAGAAAGCTAACATAGAAACAATCTTTTGGAGTGCCATGGACATGCTATCAGATGATGACAAGAAGCTACCTCAG GTTTCAAATATGTTACCCCTCTTAAAACGAGGTATTGGTGTGCATCATTCTGGCTTGCTTCCCATCCTGAAGGAAGTGATTGAGattttgtttcaagaagggCTGATCAAG TGTTTGTTTGCTACAGAGACATTCAGCATAGGTTTGAACATGCCTGCCAAAACTGTGGTATTTACAAATGTCCGTAAATTTGATGGGGACAAATTCAGGTGGCTATCTAGTGGAGAATATATACAAATGAGTGGCCGGGCTGGCCGTCGAGGAATCGATGATCGTGGGGTATGCATCCTTATGGTGGATGAGAAGCTTGAGCCTTCAACTGCTAAGATGATGCTTAAAGGAAGTGCTGATAGTTTGAACAG TGCCTTCCATCTAAGCTACAACATGCTTTTAAATCAAATGCGCTGTGAAGATGGCGATCTTGAAAATTTGCTCCGCAATTCTTTCTTTCAGTTTCAAGCAGACAGGGCCCTTCCTGATCTTGAG AAACAAGCAAAAGTCCATGAAGAAGAGAGGAATTCAATGGTAATTGAAGAGGAAGAAAATCTGAAGAATTATTATGATCTGATACAGCAGTATAAAAGTTTGAAGAAGGATGTTCGTGATATTGTGTTTTCTCCAAAGCACTGCCTGTCCTATCTGCAGTCTGGCAGACTAGTGTGTATCCAGTGCACAGAAAGTGATGACAAGTCCCCTTCTTTCTTGATTGAAGACCTAGTCACATGGGGAGTGATAGTCAATTTTGATCGAGTGAAAGGTGTTTCAGATG ATGATGCAATTAGAAAACCAGAAAATGCAAATTACACCGTGGATGTTCTTACAAGATGTGTTGTGACCAAAGATGGAGttgccaagaaaaaaatcaaggttgtcCCATTGAAAGAGCCTGGAGAACCTCTCATTGTTTCTATTCCTATTGATCAG ATAAATATTTTGAGCAGTGCTCGCTTGTATATGTCAAAGGATCTTTTGCCATTAGAAGTTCGAGAGAACACCCTGAAGCAGGTTTCAGAATTTCTTTCTAGAAAACCTAGTGGGTTGCCCTTGGATCCTGAAGGAGACATGAAT ATTCAAAGCAGCTCATACAAAAAGGCAGTTCGTCGGATAGAGGCTTTAGAGCACCTGtttgaaaaacatgaaattgcAAAATCTCCACTTATCAAGGAAAAGCTCAAAGTCTTACACACCAAGCAAGAATTAACAGCCAGGATCAAGTTAATCAGGAAATCAATGCGCTCTTCCACAGCATTGGCTTTTAAAGATGAACTTAAAGCTAGAAAACGAGTTCTTCGGAGGCTTGG GTATATCACGAGTGACGATGTTGTGGAGTTGAAGGGGAAAGTCGCTTGTGAAATTAGTAGTGCAGATGAGTTGACTTTGACAGAGCTCATGTTCAATGGGGTTCTCAAGGACATAAAAGTGGAGGAAATGGTCTCTCTTCTCTCATGCTTTGTGTGGCAGGAAAAACTCCAAGATGCTGCAAAACCAAGGGAAGAACTTGACTTGCTTTTTACACAATTACAAGATACAGCTCGAAGGGTTGCCAAACTTCAGCTTGAATGCAAG GTACAAATTGATGTGGAGAATTTTGTGAGTTCATTTCGGCCTGATATCATGGAGGCTGTGTATGCCTGGGCAAAAGGATCCAAGTTCTATGAGATCATGGAAATTACTAAGGTTTTTGAGGGCAGCTTGATCAGGGCAATTAGGAGACTAGAGGAAGTTCTTCAACAGCTTATAGAAGCTGCAAAGTCCATTGGTGAGACAGAGCTAGAGGCCAAATTTGAAGAGGCTGTTTCTAAAATCAAGAGAGACATTGTTTTTGCAGCATCACTATACTTGTAG
- the LOC133699416 gene encoding DExH-box ATP-dependent RNA helicase DExH9 isoform X1 has translation MASVKRKSIESQQEDHPLLPPQKQLREDHSNNNSSSSKIIGHGEAVACLHDVSYPENYVRPSSVTQIQKDSKPAKEFPFTLDPFQSEAISCLDSGQSVMVSAHTSAGKTVVALYAIAMSLKNQQRVVYTSPIKALSNQKFREFKEEFSDVGLMTGDVTIDPNASCLVMTTEIWRSMQYKGSETTREVAWIIFDEVHYMRDRERGVVWEESILMAPKNARFVFLSATVPNAKEFADWVAKVHQQPCHIVYTDYRPTPLQHYIFPSGGEGLYLVVDEKAKFREDSFQKAVNALVPKAEGEKKRENGKWQKGLNVSRLGEESDIFKMVKMIIRRQYDPVILFSFSKRECEFLAMQMAKMDLNQDDEKANIETIFWSAMDMLSDDDKKLPQVSNMLPLLKRGIGVHHSGLLPILKEVIEILFQEGLIKCLFATETFSIGLNMPAKTVVFTNVRKFDGDKFRWLSSGEYIQMSGRAGRRGIDDRGVCILMVDEKLEPSTAKMMLKGSADSLNSAFHLSYNMLLNQMRCEDGDLENLLRNSFFQFQADRALPDLEKQAKVHEEERNSMVIEEEENLKNYYDLIQQYKSLKKDVRDIVFSPKHCLSYLQSGRLVCIQCTESDDKSPSFLIEDLVTWGVIVNFDRVKGVSDVVDVDDAIRKPENANYTVDVLTRCVVTKDGVAKKKIKVVPLKEPGEPLIVSIPIDQINILSSARLYMSKDLLPLEVRENTLKQVSEFLSRKPSGLPLDPEGDMNIQSSSYKKAVRRIEALEHLFEKHEIAKSPLIKEKLKVLHTKQELTARIKLIRKSMRSSTALAFKDELKARKRVLRRLGYITSDDVVELKGKVACEISSADELTLTELMFNGVLKDIKVEEMVSLLSCFVWQEKLQDAAKPREELDLLFTQLQDTARRVAKLQLECKVQIDVENFVSSFRPDIMEAVYAWAKGSKFYEIMEITKVFEGSLIRAIRRLEEVLQQLIEAAKSIGETELEAKFEEAVSKIKRDIVFAASLYL, from the exons ATGGCTTCAGTGAAGAGAAAATCCATTGAAAGCCAACAAGAGGaccatcctcttcttcctccacaGAAGCAACTCAGAGAAGATCACAGCAACAACAATAGTAGCAGTTCGAAGATTATTGGGCATGGCGAAGCAGTTGCGTGTCTGCACGACGTGTCGTATCCAGAGAATTATGTCCGTCCTTCTTCAGTTACTCAAATTCAAAAGGACTCAAAACCCGCAAAGGAATTTCCTTTCACTCTCGACCCTTTTCAGTCTGAAGCCATCAGTTGCCTTGACAGTGGCCAATCTGTGATg GTCTCAGCTCATACATCAGCTGGGAAAACAGTAGTAGCATTATATGCAATAGCTatgtctttgaagaatcaacAAAGGGTTGTTTACACGTCACCCATCAAAGCACTTAGCAATCAGAAGTTTAGGGAGTTCAAGGAGGAGTTTTCTGATGTTGGTCTCATGACCGGTGATGTTACCATTGACCCTAATGCTTCTTGcttg GTGATGACTACGGAAATTTGGCGAAGTATGCAGTATAAAGGGTCGGAAACTACCAGGGAAGTAGCTTGGATTATCTTTGATGAGGTTCATTATATGCGTGATCGAGAAAGAGGTGTGGTTTGGGAAGAAAGCATTCTCATGGCTCCCAAGAATGCTAGATTTGTCTTCCTTTCTGCCACTGTTCCTAATGCCAAAGAATTTGCTGATTGGGTTGCAAAG GTCCACCAACAACCATGTCACATTGTTTATACTGATTATCGACCAACACCCCTCCAACACTATATTTTTCCCTCTGGAGGTGAGGGTTTGTACCTGGTGGTGGATGAAAAGGCAAAATTTCGAGAGGACAGCTTTCAGAAAGCGGTAAATGCATTAGTTCCTAAGGCTGAaggtgaaaagaaaagggagaacgGGAAATGGCAGAAAGGCTTAAATGTGAGCAGACTTGGTGAAGAAAGTGACATATTTAAAATGGTAAAAATGATCATTCGCCGCCAGTACGATCCTGTCATTCTTTTCTCATTTAGCAAAAGAGAGTGTGAATTTCTTGCCATGCAG ATGGCAAAAATGGATCTAAATCAGGATGATGAGAAAGCTAACATAGAAACAATCTTTTGGAGTGCCATGGACATGCTATCAGATGATGACAAGAAGCTACCTCAG GTTTCAAATATGTTACCCCTCTTAAAACGAGGTATTGGTGTGCATCATTCTGGCTTGCTTCCCATCCTGAAGGAAGTGATTGAGattttgtttcaagaagggCTGATCAAG TGTTTGTTTGCTACAGAGACATTCAGCATAGGTTTGAACATGCCTGCCAAAACTGTGGTATTTACAAATGTCCGTAAATTTGATGGGGACAAATTCAGGTGGCTATCTAGTGGAGAATATATACAAATGAGTGGCCGGGCTGGCCGTCGAGGAATCGATGATCGTGGGGTATGCATCCTTATGGTGGATGAGAAGCTTGAGCCTTCAACTGCTAAGATGATGCTTAAAGGAAGTGCTGATAGTTTGAACAG TGCCTTCCATCTAAGCTACAACATGCTTTTAAATCAAATGCGCTGTGAAGATGGCGATCTTGAAAATTTGCTCCGCAATTCTTTCTTTCAGTTTCAAGCAGACAGGGCCCTTCCTGATCTTGAG AAACAAGCAAAAGTCCATGAAGAAGAGAGGAATTCAATGGTAATTGAAGAGGAAGAAAATCTGAAGAATTATTATGATCTGATACAGCAGTATAAAAGTTTGAAGAAGGATGTTCGTGATATTGTGTTTTCTCCAAAGCACTGCCTGTCCTATCTGCAGTCTGGCAGACTAGTGTGTATCCAGTGCACAGAAAGTGATGACAAGTCCCCTTCTTTCTTGATTGAAGACCTAGTCACATGGGGAGTGATAGTCAATTTTGATCGAGTGAAAGGTGTTTCAGATG tagtTGATGTAGATGATGCAATTAGAAAACCAGAAAATGCAAATTACACCGTGGATGTTCTTACAAGATGTGTTGTGACCAAAGATGGAGttgccaagaaaaaaatcaaggttgtcCCATTGAAAGAGCCTGGAGAACCTCTCATTGTTTCTATTCCTATTGATCAG ATAAATATTTTGAGCAGTGCTCGCTTGTATATGTCAAAGGATCTTTTGCCATTAGAAGTTCGAGAGAACACCCTGAAGCAGGTTTCAGAATTTCTTTCTAGAAAACCTAGTGGGTTGCCCTTGGATCCTGAAGGAGACATGAAT ATTCAAAGCAGCTCATACAAAAAGGCAGTTCGTCGGATAGAGGCTTTAGAGCACCTGtttgaaaaacatgaaattgcAAAATCTCCACTTATCAAGGAAAAGCTCAAAGTCTTACACACCAAGCAAGAATTAACAGCCAGGATCAAGTTAATCAGGAAATCAATGCGCTCTTCCACAGCATTGGCTTTTAAAGATGAACTTAAAGCTAGAAAACGAGTTCTTCGGAGGCTTGG GTATATCACGAGTGACGATGTTGTGGAGTTGAAGGGGAAAGTCGCTTGTGAAATTAGTAGTGCAGATGAGTTGACTTTGACAGAGCTCATGTTCAATGGGGTTCTCAAGGACATAAAAGTGGAGGAAATGGTCTCTCTTCTCTCATGCTTTGTGTGGCAGGAAAAACTCCAAGATGCTGCAAAACCAAGGGAAGAACTTGACTTGCTTTTTACACAATTACAAGATACAGCTCGAAGGGTTGCCAAACTTCAGCTTGAATGCAAG GTACAAATTGATGTGGAGAATTTTGTGAGTTCATTTCGGCCTGATATCATGGAGGCTGTGTATGCCTGGGCAAAAGGATCCAAGTTCTATGAGATCATGGAAATTACTAAGGTTTTTGAGGGCAGCTTGATCAGGGCAATTAGGAGACTAGAGGAAGTTCTTCAACAGCTTATAGAAGCTGCAAAGTCCATTGGTGAGACAGAGCTAGAGGCCAAATTTGAAGAGGCTGTTTCTAAAATCAAGAGAGACATTGTTTTTGCAGCATCACTATACTTGTAG